The stretch of DNA GGACGCTCCGGAAAGCATGGAAATCAAATCCACCCGTCAGGTGGCCAAGGCCGTGCCTCCGACTGCGAGTACGGTTTCCGACAATGTCGAGCCGTTGATTGTGCCGACCGACGCGATTAGCAGCATGGATTCCGACGAGGCCGCAGCCCGCGTGGAGGCTGGTGTGCATCTGCAGGACGTGGATGCCGTGGGATTCCACGACTCCGAGGTCAGTGCCGACGTTGAGGCTCCCAGCGTCACCTCCGATTCCCTGGGTGTGGGTTTGGCGTCCATCATGGCCCGTCGCGGGGCGTGACGGAGGGGAAAACGAACGCACGAAACGCACGAAACATACGAACAAGCGTAAAGAACATCAGCCTGAAACCGCATGGTTTCAGGCTTTTTTCGTATATTTTGCTCTCAGCGTTAGCACTCGAGTTGGCAGAGTGCTAATAATCGCGCTAGGATATGTCTCAGCGCGGAAGGACGACGCCGTAAGTGATCGTCAGCCTCTTGCTAGCGGGTCCCGGCGCGGTAAGTAACGATTTCTCTTAGAAAGAGGAGGTCCACAGTGTCGATCTCACTCACACCGTTGGAAGACAAGATCATCGTCAAGCAGGCGGAAGCCGAGACCCAGACCGCATCCGGTCTGTTCATTCCGGACAACGCCAAGGAGAAGCCGCAGCAGGGTGAAGTCCTGGCTGTCGGTCCGGGCCGTCGCAACGACGCCGGCGAGCGCATTCCGGTCGACGTCAAGGTCGGTGATAAGGTGCTGTACTCCAAGTACGGCGGCACCGAGGTGCACTATCAGGGTGAGGATTACCTGATCGTCTCCGCCCGCGATATTCTGGCCATTCTCGGCTGAGCATAGCGCGTAGCTGTTTGAAGACCCCGTCAGCGAACGATTGGTGAACAATCGTTGCGTTGGCGGGGTCTTGTTGATTTCAAGCATTTGGGTTCCTGCAATAGGCTGTGCACGGCTGATGCGTGCCGTGTTCACTGGCATTGGCGTGCTGGTGTTGGCGTCGCTGTTCAGACAGTCTGCAAGGAGGGTTCAGAAGAAGTACTTATGATTTTTCTTTTCGGAAATATTTTTCGTGAGGATTTGCTCTGATTGACACCGGCATGTGGTTGATAGTGAGAAAACGTTGGAATTTCAACGATTTGAGACTTTTTAAGCTTTCGCGACACGCCGTATTTGCGTTAGTTGCATGGTCTGTGGCATACTAAACGGGTTGCCGGTTCGGGTTCAACCAAACAGGCAGCACGGCGGATTTCCCAAGCGGTCAAAGGGAACTGACTGTAAATCAGTCGCCTCGTGCTTCAGTGGTTCGAATCCACTATCCGCCACGCCTCGATAGCTCAGTGGTAGAGCACTTCCTTGGTAAGGAAGAGGTCGTGAGTCCGATTCTCACTCGAGGCTCTCATGGCGGGATAGCTCAGCTGGCTAGAGCGTACGACTCATAATCGTAAGGTCAAGAGTTCGAGTCTCTTTCTCGCTACAAAGGTCGACGGAACGTCGGCATAGCAACGAACCACAAGAGGTGAACTTAAATGGCAAGCAAGAGCGCCGACATTCGTCCGGGCATCACGCTGGCATGCACCGAGTGCAAGGAGCGTAACTACATCACGACG from Bifidobacterium catenulatum PV20-2 encodes:
- the groES gene encoding co-chaperone GroES — protein: MSISLTPLEDKIIVKQAEAETQTASGLFIPDNAKEKPQQGEVLAVGPGRRNDAGERIPVDVKVGDKVLYSKYGGTEVHYQGEDYLIVSARDILAILG